The following proteins are encoded in a genomic region of Periophthalmus magnuspinnatus isolate fPerMag1 chromosome 21, fPerMag1.2.pri, whole genome shotgun sequence:
- the si:ch211-214p13.9 gene encoding cell surface glycoprotein CD200 receptor 1-A isoform X1 yields MLLLHVALVVLVSEAWGAEEGPNQTNKTFSTSARVYGVKYASFRLGEEADLTCEDAVRTDNKILFVIWHLNQTDKNCEIGQKNGVNDRDTCNDGKLLRNGTKGKLVLHIPKFSYSDVGNYSCSFAFSGGAVNFIYHINITAPPKISSWVESRGDRRVVVCRAERASPVANISWGVTGNVTVETERGPDGLITVESSVEVNTLEEAQNTSCTIRHVYWDEPRVIVPNINNSQAISQNLPVVYTTILISVVFCLGLLVLGIKKVIDLRMNQNSSKSVDYVEEVEPYESYVQRVNSIYNSSRDLFV; encoded by the exons GCCCAAATCAAACCAACAAGACATTCAGTACTTCTGCGCGAGTCTatg GGGTAAAGTACGCATCTTTCAGACTCGGGGAGGAAGCTGACCTGACATGTGAAGATGCAGTAAGGACAGATaacaaaatactttttgttatttggcACCTAAATCAAACTGACAAAAACTGCgaaattggacaaaaaaatgGAGTTAATGATCGAGACACTTGCAATGACGGCAAGTTGCTAAGAAATGGCACAAAGGGCAAGCTGGTCCTTCACATCCCTAAATTCTCCTACAGCGACGTGGGAAATTACTCTTGTAGCTTTGCCTTCAGTGGAGGAGCTGTCAACTTCATATACCACATCAATATCACAG ctcCTCCAAAGATCTCCTCTTGGGTTGAGAGCAGAGGCGACAGGAGAGTTGTGGTGTGCAGAGCGGAGAGGGCCAGTCCTGTGGCTAACATCAGCTGGGGCGTCACCGGTAATGTCACCGTGGAAACGGAGAGGGGACCGGACGGCCTCATCACCGTGGAGAGCTCTGTGGAGGTGAACACACTTGAGGAAGCACAAAACACGTCCTGCACCATCAGACATGTGTACTGGGACGAGCCTCGAGTCATTGTGCCAAACATCAACAACAGTCAGGCCATAa GTCAAAATCTTCCTGTGGTTTATACGACTATTCTCATCAGTGTGGTGTTCTGCCTGGGCTTGCTGGTTTTGGGAATAAAGAAAGTTATAGATTTAAG gaTGAATCAAAACTCATCCAAATCG GTGGACTATGTGGAGGAGGTGGAACCCTACGAGAGCTATGTGCAACGCGTCAACTCCATTTATAATTCATCCAGAGACTTGTTCGTTTAA
- the zgc:113337 gene encoding OX-2 membrane glycoprotein isoform X2 — MRVLISCTISLPVFLMLLMAGRLQGKVTAPQYMLAPVNKPYTLTCSVSKEKGETVRQVRWIDVENKTLLTYQPGNKDSVSGQQHVDLGPAPKDTSNVIITRVSYRDEGCYTCIFDMLPSGSQQATTCITVTSQVTADRNKTAVSGKKTLLSCYYGLPEKVQQVEWTHSSPDGQYSPVASYAKQSDPMIEPTYEGRAWLSSSQSDSQLTIQPVLIKDEGCYTCLFHTHRDGPKTATVCLSTYVLPKPHVTYKMTSPGVIEANCTSVSRPPAEIVWNVERDNRTIGPPKTAQTPQDDGTTLVISTLTVQSGLLKDVSVKCLVHHKGLESPIAVSMNTKIGTALTILISVTTVAALLVLSLCFCLWKCFLQKEAD, encoded by the exons ATGAGGGTTCTGATCAGCTGTACAATTTCTCTGCCCGTTTTCTTAATGCTGCTGATGGCTGGGAGACTGCAGG GAAAAGTCACTGCCCCACAGTATATGCTGGCTCCAGTCAACAAGCCCTACACTTTGACTTGCAGTGTGTCCAAGGAGAAGGGCGAAACTGTGAGGCAAGTGCGCTGGATAGATGTAGAGAATAAAACACTACTGACCTACCAGCCGGGCAACAAGGACAGTGTGAGTGGCCAACAGCATGTGGACCTTGGCCCTGCCCCCAAAGACACCTCCAACGTCATCATAACCAGGGTCAGCTACAGAGACGAGGGCTGCTACACCTGTATCTTTGACATGCTTCCTTCTGGCTCACAACAAGCGACCACATGCATCACTGTTACAT CTCAAGTCACGGCTGACCGCAACAAGACAGCAGTGAGTGGCAAAAAGACACTTCTCTCCTGCTACTATGGCCTACCTGAGAAAGTGCAGCAGGTGGAGTGGACGCACAGCTCGCCGGACGGGCAGTATAGTCCCGTGGCTTCGTACGCGAAACAGAGTGACCCTATGATCGAGCCTACGTACGAGGGGAGAGCATGGCTTAGCTCGTCCCAGTCTGACAGCCAGCTCACCATCCAGCCTGTACTGATCAAGGATGAGGGCTGCTACACCTGCCTGTTCCACACACACCGCGATGGACCAAAGACCGCTACCGTCTGCCTCTCCACATATG TTCTCCCAAAGCCTCATGTTACCTATAAGATGACCTCTCCAGGCGTGATAGAAGCCAACTGCACCTCTGTGTCCCGACCCCCGGCGGAGATCGTGTGGAACGTGGAGAGGGACAACCGCACCATAGGCCCCCCAAAGACCGCTCAGACGCCTCAGGATGACGGGACGACCCTGGTTATCAGCACCTTAACTGTCCAGTCAGGCCTGCTTAAAGATGTGTCAGTGAAATGCCTGGTGCACCACAAGGGCCTGGAGTCGCCTATTGCTGTATCCATGAACACTAAAA TTGGCACGGCTCTGACCATCCTCATctccgtcaccacagtcgctgcCCTCTTGGTCCTGTCACTTTGTTTCTGTCTTTGgaaatgcttcttacaaaaAGAAG CTGATTAA
- the si:ch211-214p13.9 gene encoding cell surface glycoprotein CD200 receptor 1-A isoform X2, with the protein MLLLHVALVVLVSEAWGAEEGVKYASFRLGEEADLTCEDAVRTDNKILFVIWHLNQTDKNCEIGQKNGVNDRDTCNDGKLLRNGTKGKLVLHIPKFSYSDVGNYSCSFAFSGGAVNFIYHINITAPPKISSWVESRGDRRVVVCRAERASPVANISWGVTGNVTVETERGPDGLITVESSVEVNTLEEAQNTSCTIRHVYWDEPRVIVPNINNSQAISQNLPVVYTTILISVVFCLGLLVLGIKKVIDLRMNQNSSKSVDYVEEVEPYESYVQRVNSIYNSSRDLFV; encoded by the exons GGGTAAAGTACGCATCTTTCAGACTCGGGGAGGAAGCTGACCTGACATGTGAAGATGCAGTAAGGACAGATaacaaaatactttttgttatttggcACCTAAATCAAACTGACAAAAACTGCgaaattggacaaaaaaatgGAGTTAATGATCGAGACACTTGCAATGACGGCAAGTTGCTAAGAAATGGCACAAAGGGCAAGCTGGTCCTTCACATCCCTAAATTCTCCTACAGCGACGTGGGAAATTACTCTTGTAGCTTTGCCTTCAGTGGAGGAGCTGTCAACTTCATATACCACATCAATATCACAG ctcCTCCAAAGATCTCCTCTTGGGTTGAGAGCAGAGGCGACAGGAGAGTTGTGGTGTGCAGAGCGGAGAGGGCCAGTCCTGTGGCTAACATCAGCTGGGGCGTCACCGGTAATGTCACCGTGGAAACGGAGAGGGGACCGGACGGCCTCATCACCGTGGAGAGCTCTGTGGAGGTGAACACACTTGAGGAAGCACAAAACACGTCCTGCACCATCAGACATGTGTACTGGGACGAGCCTCGAGTCATTGTGCCAAACATCAACAACAGTCAGGCCATAa GTCAAAATCTTCCTGTGGTTTATACGACTATTCTCATCAGTGTGGTGTTCTGCCTGGGCTTGCTGGTTTTGGGAATAAAGAAAGTTATAGATTTAAG gaTGAATCAAAACTCATCCAAATCG GTGGACTATGTGGAGGAGGTGGAACCCTACGAGAGCTATGTGCAACGCGTCAACTCCATTTATAATTCATCCAGAGACTTGTTCGTTTAA
- the zgc:113337 gene encoding OX-2 membrane glycoprotein isoform X1, giving the protein MRVLISCTISLPVFLMLLMAGRLQGKVTAPQYMLAPVNKPYTLTCSVSKEKGETVRQVRWIDVENKTLLTYQPGNKDSVSGQQHVDLGPAPKDTSNVIITRVSYRDEGCYTCIFDMLPSGSQQATTCITVTSQVTADRNKTAVSGKKTLLSCYYGLPEKVQQVEWTHSSPDGQYSPVASYAKQSDPMIEPTYEGRAWLSSSQSDSQLTIQPVLIKDEGCYTCLFHTHRDGPKTATVCLSTYVLPKPHVTYKMTSPGVIEANCTSVSRPPAEIVWNVERDNRTIGPPKTAQTPQDDGTTLVISTLTVQSGLLKDVSVKCLVHHKGLESPIAVSMNTKIGTALTILISVTTVAALLVLSLCFCLWKCFLQKEDDKRRQRFTEPPL; this is encoded by the exons ATGAGGGTTCTGATCAGCTGTACAATTTCTCTGCCCGTTTTCTTAATGCTGCTGATGGCTGGGAGACTGCAGG GAAAAGTCACTGCCCCACAGTATATGCTGGCTCCAGTCAACAAGCCCTACACTTTGACTTGCAGTGTGTCCAAGGAGAAGGGCGAAACTGTGAGGCAAGTGCGCTGGATAGATGTAGAGAATAAAACACTACTGACCTACCAGCCGGGCAACAAGGACAGTGTGAGTGGCCAACAGCATGTGGACCTTGGCCCTGCCCCCAAAGACACCTCCAACGTCATCATAACCAGGGTCAGCTACAGAGACGAGGGCTGCTACACCTGTATCTTTGACATGCTTCCTTCTGGCTCACAACAAGCGACCACATGCATCACTGTTACAT CTCAAGTCACGGCTGACCGCAACAAGACAGCAGTGAGTGGCAAAAAGACACTTCTCTCCTGCTACTATGGCCTACCTGAGAAAGTGCAGCAGGTGGAGTGGACGCACAGCTCGCCGGACGGGCAGTATAGTCCCGTGGCTTCGTACGCGAAACAGAGTGACCCTATGATCGAGCCTACGTACGAGGGGAGAGCATGGCTTAGCTCGTCCCAGTCTGACAGCCAGCTCACCATCCAGCCTGTACTGATCAAGGATGAGGGCTGCTACACCTGCCTGTTCCACACACACCGCGATGGACCAAAGACCGCTACCGTCTGCCTCTCCACATATG TTCTCCCAAAGCCTCATGTTACCTATAAGATGACCTCTCCAGGCGTGATAGAAGCCAACTGCACCTCTGTGTCCCGACCCCCGGCGGAGATCGTGTGGAACGTGGAGAGGGACAACCGCACCATAGGCCCCCCAAAGACCGCTCAGACGCCTCAGGATGACGGGACGACCCTGGTTATCAGCACCTTAACTGTCCAGTCAGGCCTGCTTAAAGATGTGTCAGTGAAATGCCTGGTGCACCACAAGGGCCTGGAGTCGCCTATTGCTGTATCCATGAACACTAAAA TTGGCACGGCTCTGACCATCCTCATctccgtcaccacagtcgctgcCCTCTTGGTCCTGTCACTTTGTTTCTGTCTTTGgaaatgcttcttacaaaaAGAAG ATGACAAAAGACGACAGCGCTTCACTGAGCCGCCCTTGTGA
- the LOC117389652 gene encoding uncharacterized protein LOC117389652 yields the protein MLSNEKMESVLTFKRISVEDSGLYACRELNYGSIGHTIKVNVSETNQRGKDHPKNSPEDQNVPSEDDMKMTALVYFISFLSIAVLLLTITVITLLRLYVCKSRPRRQPKTHEERPSHLRPGLPKKSPPVLRQASCIVSNISSSVIEEPPNNSERAIGSQVLTGSSAAESLTSGVYSKIDRTKSKKSFQHHASTEVTCEMSVISVVSSEL from the exons ATGCTGTCGAATGAGAAGATGGAGTCTGTTTTAACATTCAAAAGGATCTCTGTAGAGGACAGTGGATTGTACGCATGTAGAGAACTGAATTACGGATCAATAGGCCACACAATAAAAGTCAATGTTTCAg AGACAAACCAAAGGGGCAAAGATCATCCTAAAAATTCTCCAGAAGATCAAAACGTGCCCAGTGAAGATGACATGAAGATGACCGCACTCGTGTATTTTATCAGTTTTCTTTCTATAGCTGTGCTCCTACTCACAATTACAGTCATAACCCTGCTCAGACTCTACGTTTGCAAAT CGAGACCAAGACGCCAACCAAAAACACATGAG GAACGACCATCACATTTGAGACCAGGCCTACCCAAAAAAAGTCCTCCAGTTTTACGCCAGGCCTCGTGCATCGTGAGCAACATTTCAAGTTCGGTAATAGAAGAACCTCCAAATAACTCAGAGAGGGCCATCGGGAGCCAGGTTTTAACAGGTTCAAGTGCAGCTGAAAGTCTAACATCTGGTGTGTACTCAAAAATCGACCGCACTAAGTCGAAGAAAAGTTTTCAGCATCATGCCTCAACTGAAGTTACCTGTGAAATGAGTGTAATTAGTGTTGTCAGTTCTGAATTATAG